The Catenulispora sp. MAP5-51 DNA segment CGTCTCGGACGGGGCACCGCCGGCGGTGATGGACTTCGTCGGCGCGTACGGCGCGGAGGTGTTGATGGCGCCGGCGGAGGAGCGTGTCGGGGTGGTGCGGCGTATCGTCGCAGAGCTCGGATATCACCCGGTCAGCAACCTGACTTCGACGCACACCGGGCACGGATTCGGCCCCGAGGGTTACAAGACCATCGCGTACGAGATCTTTCAGGACATCGGTGTCCCGGCCGCGGTGTTCGTACCGACCGGATACGGCGAGCTGCTCTTCGGTGTGTGGAAGGGTTTCGCGGAGTTGAAGCGCCTGGGACTCGCCGTGGCCACGCCGCGCATGGTCGCCTGCGAGCCGGCCACTGCCGGGGCGCTGCATCGGGCTCTGGCCGAGGGCGTCCCGGCGGCGGCTGTCTCCCGCACGCCTTCGGATGCGTATGCGATCAACTGCCGGGTCGGGGGATACCGGTCGGTCGTCGCGGTCCGGGACAGCGGCGGGAGATCGCTGCTGGTGAACGACGGCGAGATGCGGGCGGCGCAGGCTGAGTTGGGGCGAGTCGGTTTGTGGGTCGAGGTGTCCAGTGCCGCGGGTCTGGCAGGGCTCAGGCAGGTTGGTGACATCGGTGTGGCCGGCGAGGCCGGTGAGGCCGGTGATATCGAGGGTCCGGTGGTGTGCATCAGCACGTCCAGCGGGTTCAAGGACATCGGTGTCGGGACGCGTGGCTGAAGAAGCTCGGACCTTCTCCGCTAAATCAGTGCTCTTGTCTACCAGGCCAGGTGCAGTATCGCGACGTCGTCGGCGTGCCGGTCGGCGTTCAGCGTCTGCGCGGCGGCGATGAGGTGGTCCAGGAGATCGCCCGGTTCCAGGGGCGGCGCCTGGGTGATGAGGTCCTCCAGCCCTGTCGTGCCCAGACGTTCGCCGTCCTGGCCGACGTGGCCTTCGATGAGGCCGTCGGTGTACAGCAGCAGGGCGCCGGTGGCGGGCATGGCGAACTCGGTGCGGTGCCAGTAGCCGTGGCCGGGGGCTATGCCCAGGGCCATGCCGTACTTGGCGGGGACCTTCTCGGCCTTGGTGGGACTGATCAGGAGTGGCTCGTGGTGGCCGGCCAGGATCGCCGAGGCGGTGCCCGAGTGCGGGTCGACGCTCAGGATCGTGCAGGTGGCGAACATGGCCGGGTGGGTGCGCTCGGCGACCAGGACCTGCTCCAGCAGCGCGAGCAGTTCCAGGTCGCGGTGGCCGGCCAGGGTGAGCGCGCGCCAGGTGATGCGCAGGCAGACGCCGAGGGCCGCCTCGTCCGGGCCGTGGCCGCTGACGTCGCCGATGACGGCGTGCACCGCGCCGTCGGCGTCCTGGACGATGTCCAGGAAGTCGCCGCCCAGCAATGCCGCCTCGCGGCTGGGCAGGTAGCGCGTGGTGGCCCGCACCCGCGGGGAGTCCAGCAGAGGTGCCGGCAGCAGGCCGCGCTCCAGGCGGACGTTCTCCTCGGCGCGCAGTTGGTTGCGCATCAGCTCGGAGGTGGCGCGCTCGGCCAGTTTGCGGCTCACCGCGTAGCGCAGTGCGCGCCGCATGATCTGCGCGTCCACCTGGCCCTTGGACAGGTAGTCCTGGGCGCCGGCGGCGACCGCGGCCTCGCCGCTGTGCGGGTCGGCCAAGCCGGTCAGGACGATGACCGCGGCGTCCGGGACGGTCTGCTGCACCGCGCGCAGCAGCGGCAGGCCGCTGGCGTCGGGCAGGTGCAGGTCCAGCAGGACGCAGTCGCAGGACTCGCGCCCGAGCCGGTCCAGGGCCTCGGCCAGGCTGCGGGCCACCGTCAGGGTGTGGCGCAGTCCGGTGTCGGCGAGCATCTCCTCCACCAGGACGATGTCGCCGAGGTCGTCCTCGACCAGCAGGACGTGGAAGCCGTCGTCGGCGGGCGGGCCGGTGTCCGGCCGGTTCGCGCTCTCGAGGTTCACGGCGTTTCGGCGCTTTCATCGGGTTCGCCGGGTTCGCCAGGTTCACCGGGTCCGCCAGGTTCGCCCGGTTCTGCTTCGCGGACGGGGAAGGTGATGACGATCCGGGTGCCGGTCTTCTGGTCCGGGTCGATGAGGATCCGGCCGCCGTGCAGCTCCACGATCTTGCGGGAGACGGCGAGCCCGATGCCGTTGCCGGGGTAGGCGTCCCGGGAGTGCAGCCGCTGGAAGATCGCGAAGACGCGCTCGGCGTACTCGGCCGGGATGCCGATGCCGTTGTCGGTGACGGCGATCTCCCAGTAGGCACCGGCACCGGCACCGGCACCGGCACCGGCGTCGGCCTCGGCCTCGGCACGCGTGACCGTGACCGCGATCCGCGGCGGGCGCTCGGGATCGCGGAACTTCACGGCGTTGGAGAGCAGGTTCTGCAGCAGCATGCCCAGCTGGGTCTGGTCGCCGGTGACGGTCGGCAGCCGGTCGTGCGTGACCTGCGCGCCGGTCTCCTCGATCGTGATGCTCAAGGTGTCCAGGACGCGGTCGAAGACGGCCTCCAGGTCCACCACGCCGTCGGCGTCGAAGGTGCGGCCGACGCGGGAGAACGCCAGCAGGTCCTGGATCAGGGTCTGCATGCGGTTGGCGCCGTCGACGGCGAACTCGATGTACTGGTTCGCGCGCTCGTCGAGCTGCTCGGCGTAGCGCCGTTGCAGCAGCTGGCAGAAGCTGGCGACCTTGCGCAGCGGCTCCTGCAGGTCGTGCGAGGCGACGTAGGCGAACTGCTCGAGCTCGGCGTTGGAGCGCTCCAGCTCCGTGGCCTGCTCGTCCAGCATCCGGCGGGACTGCTCGACGGCGGCCAGCTCGCCGGCCAGGCGTCGGCGCATGGCCTCCACGTCGGCGGCCAGGGCCCGCAGGTCCGCCGGGCCGCTGGGGGAGATGGGATGGGTCAGATCGCCGGCGGCGACCTGGCGGGCGTCGGCGGACAGCTGCGTGAGCGGACGTGTCACGCCGCGTCGCAGGCCTTCGAAGACCAGCAGGATCATGATGACGATGGCCCCGGCGACGGCGATGAAGACCCCGTCGCGCAGCTGCTCGGCGTCGGCCAGGTCCCGGCGCGCCGCCTCTTCGGTCCGCT contains these protein-coding regions:
- a CDS encoding pyridoxal-phosphate dependent enzyme — encoded protein: MTQRSLASGQKSLGDPAVRFPLWPALVEGCPVTSTAEVSFPVEVDYDYDRVDSSLFDARGHSGQGLDRWAPLLPPLLAPGLGEGGTPLVEIGDGVWIKDESRNPTWSHKDRLNRCAVSAAVGAGSGGVVVASSGNHGASAAAYAARAGLRCVVVVSDGAPPAVMDFVGAYGAEVLMAPAEERVGVVRRIVAELGYHPVSNLTSTHTGHGFGPEGYKTIAYEIFQDIGVPAAVFVPTGYGELLFGVWKGFAELKRLGLAVATPRMVACEPATAGALHRALAEGVPAAAVSRTPSDAYAINCRVGGYRSVVAVRDSGGRSLLVNDGEMRAAQAELGRVGLWVEVSSAAGLAGLRQVGDIGVAGEAGEAGDIEGPVVCISTSSGFKDIGVGTRG
- a CDS encoding PP2C family protein-serine/threonine phosphatase is translated as MNLESANRPDTGPPADDGFHVLLVEDDLGDIVLVEEMLADTGLRHTLTVARSLAEALDRLGRESCDCVLLDLHLPDASGLPLLRAVQQTVPDAAVIVLTGLADPHSGEAAVAAGAQDYLSKGQVDAQIMRRALRYAVSRKLAERATSELMRNQLRAEENVRLERGLLPAPLLDSPRVRATTRYLPSREAALLGGDFLDIVQDADGAVHAVIGDVSGHGPDEAALGVCLRITWRALTLAGHRDLELLALLEQVLVAERTHPAMFATCTILSVDPHSGTASAILAGHHEPLLISPTKAEKVPAKYGMALGIAPGHGYWHRTEFAMPATGALLLYTDGLIEGHVGQDGERLGTTGLEDLITQAPPLEPGDLLDHLIAAAQTLNADRHADDVAILHLAW
- a CDS encoding ATP-binding protein, which codes for MAAPRTTRYWLRLGTAVASLVLAALAGLAVAASSHASDATHTMADRDSPALTAAVSLGSALVNQETGVRGYGLSGTVDFLQPYQQGITDEQSAVAALRSAAAGGGEGQQRLEAVLALAQSWQTFYAQPIAAAAPAQARALSDERLDRAKTQFDALRTAMTAQQDQLQRTEEAARRDLADAEQLRDGVFIAVAGAIVIMILLVFEGLRRGVTRPLTQLSADARQVAAGDLTHPISPSGPADLRALAADVEAMRRRLAGELAAVEQSRRMLDEQATELERSNAELEQFAYVASHDLQEPLRKVASFCQLLQRRYAEQLDERANQYIEFAVDGANRMQTLIQDLLAFSRVGRTFDADGVVDLEAVFDRVLDTLSITIEETGAQVTHDRLPTVTGDQTQLGMLLQNLLSNAVKFRDPERPPRIAVTVTRAEAEADAGAGAGAGAGAYWEIAVTDNGIGIPAEYAERVFAIFQRLHSRDAYPGNGIGLAVSRKIVELHGGRILIDPDQKTGTRIVITFPVREAEPGEPGGPGEPGEPGEPDESAETP